In a single window of the Cydia pomonella isolate Wapato2018A chromosome 2, ilCydPomo1, whole genome shotgun sequence genome:
- the LOC133515389 gene encoding uncharacterized protein LOC133515389 isoform X1, with protein sequence MMHALRKHFAVQFGTDEFKRCDLCDKADGSVIFACGHPGCSDCVATGKCQTCTPLMEPSSSRRLLDAPHTEVAETSTSLQDTLQTAEYQRQRISEKLRVEKELFPECIQAPAKYFNKRKSLNVSKKGKENRYSSKFPGEEISSPREFTMNKSRSYVQEWLSKQSKTSLGPQPRSPFSDLKVNMHYNQTYSTPVKDKQKENVPKLGTRQSNRKRPRLKQTPSTLSNTNLENFLKPTEKAEAKKTWDAKRLKQEFDDPKLVESKGEGKHQNNENVIEIEECYTIEDTLDQNVDKDKMALLEVQKASCKVSVEIIEDTEENSPQSHKMSHVPFLKKSYLFENCSQCIDDMNTLMDIEQTSHKNSQIKSNDVSITVENKSFIATISIVDCNPVKKHSTAVQTVEDPFLGFEQLLEQDSASLIAKMKEYIETADLLTGDMPETDSQKTSCTDVILKEQVMNTDENIQEDNMARFTHSSEHDFGVLNPLDGAGFQNKRPRRGRGATPDSNNSSDKENCDPNRKKRQAKKKKNKK encoded by the exons ATGATGCATGCTTTGCGTAAACATTTCGCTGTTCAATTTGGGACGGATGAGTTCAAACGCTGTGATCTTTG TGATAAAGCGGATGGGAGCGTGATATTCGCCTGCGGTCACCCTGGTTGTAGTGACTGCGTGGCTACGGGCAAATGCCAGACGTGTACACCATTAATGGAACCAAGTTCCAGTCGACGTCTATTGGATGCCCCCCACACTGAAGTGGCTGAAACCTCAACATCTCTTCAGGATACTTTACAAACAGCTG AGTACCAGAGGCAGAGGATATCCGAAAAATTAAGGGTGGAGAAAGAATTGTTCCCAGAATGCATTCAAGCTCCTGCTAAGTACTTTAATAAAAGGAAAAGCTTGAATGTGTCTAAGAAGGGTAAAGAAAATAGATACAGTAGCAAATTTCCTGGAGAAGAAATATCATCACCAAGAGAGTTTACAATGAATAAATCGAGATCATATGTTCAAGAATGGTTGAGCAAGCAATCAAAAACTTCCTTGGGGCCGCAGCCTCGCTCACCCTTCTCAGACCTTAAAGTAAATATGCACTACAACCAGACATATTCCACCCCAGTAAAAGacaaacaaaaagaaaatgttCCAAAGTTAGGAACCAGGCAATCAAACAGAAAAAGACCAAGATTAAAACAGACACCTTCAACACTGAGTAACACAAATCTAGAAAACTTCTTAAAACCTACTGAAAAAGCTGAGGCTAAGAAGACTTGGGATGCCAAAAGATTGAAGCAAGAATTTGATGACCCCAAGCTTGTGGAGTCCAAAGGGGAGGGCAAACATCAAAATAATGAGAATGTAATTGAGATTGAAGAATGTTATACTATAGAGGACACACTGGATCAGAATGTTGATAAAGATAAAATGGCTCTCCTAGAAGTGCAGAAAGCCAGTTGCAAGGTATCTGTAGAAATAATAGAAGATACTGAAGAGAATTCGCCACAATCACACAAAATGTCTCATGTGCCATTTTTGAAAAAGAGTTACCTTTTCGAAAACTGTTCACAATGCATTGATGATATGAACACTTTAATGGATATTGAACAAACTTCACACAAGAATTCTCAGATTAAGTCTAATGATGTCTCTATAACTGTAgagaataaaagtttcatagcTACTATTAGTATAGTTGATTGTAATCCTGTTAAAAAACATTCAACTGCAGTTCAAACAGTGGAAGATCCCTTCTTGGGATTTGAACAGCTATTGGAACAGGATTCTGCATCACTTATCGCTAAAATGAAAGAATATATTGAAACTGCAGACTTATTAACAGGTGATATGCCAGAGACTGATTCTCAAAAGACTTCTTGTACAGATGTAATCTTGAAAGAACAAGTTATGAACACTGATGAAAACATCCAGGAGGATAATATGGCTAGATTTACTCATAGCAGTGAACA CGATTTTGGAGTCCTTAATCCATTAGATGGAGCTGGTTTCCAAAACAAAAGGCCCAGGCGAGGTCGCGGCGCAACGCCAGACAGCAACAACTCCTCCGACAAAGAGAACTGTGATCCCAACAGGAAGAAAAGGCAggctaaaaagaagaaaaataaaaaataa
- the LOC133515389 gene encoding uncharacterized protein LOC133515389 isoform X2 — MEPSSSRRLLDAPHTEVAETSTSLQDTLQTAEYQRQRISEKLRVEKELFPECIQAPAKYFNKRKSLNVSKKGKENRYSSKFPGEEISSPREFTMNKSRSYVQEWLSKQSKTSLGPQPRSPFSDLKVNMHYNQTYSTPVKDKQKENVPKLGTRQSNRKRPRLKQTPSTLSNTNLENFLKPTEKAEAKKTWDAKRLKQEFDDPKLVESKGEGKHQNNENVIEIEECYTIEDTLDQNVDKDKMALLEVQKASCKVSVEIIEDTEENSPQSHKMSHVPFLKKSYLFENCSQCIDDMNTLMDIEQTSHKNSQIKSNDVSITVENKSFIATISIVDCNPVKKHSTAVQTVEDPFLGFEQLLEQDSASLIAKMKEYIETADLLTGDMPETDSQKTSCTDVILKEQVMNTDENIQEDNMARFTHSSEHDFGVLNPLDGAGFQNKRPRRGRGATPDSNNSSDKENCDPNRKKRQAKKKKNKK; from the exons ATGGAACCAAGTTCCAGTCGACGTCTATTGGATGCCCCCCACACTGAAGTGGCTGAAACCTCAACATCTCTTCAGGATACTTTACAAACAGCTG AGTACCAGAGGCAGAGGATATCCGAAAAATTAAGGGTGGAGAAAGAATTGTTCCCAGAATGCATTCAAGCTCCTGCTAAGTACTTTAATAAAAGGAAAAGCTTGAATGTGTCTAAGAAGGGTAAAGAAAATAGATACAGTAGCAAATTTCCTGGAGAAGAAATATCATCACCAAGAGAGTTTACAATGAATAAATCGAGATCATATGTTCAAGAATGGTTGAGCAAGCAATCAAAAACTTCCTTGGGGCCGCAGCCTCGCTCACCCTTCTCAGACCTTAAAGTAAATATGCACTACAACCAGACATATTCCACCCCAGTAAAAGacaaacaaaaagaaaatgttCCAAAGTTAGGAACCAGGCAATCAAACAGAAAAAGACCAAGATTAAAACAGACACCTTCAACACTGAGTAACACAAATCTAGAAAACTTCTTAAAACCTACTGAAAAAGCTGAGGCTAAGAAGACTTGGGATGCCAAAAGATTGAAGCAAGAATTTGATGACCCCAAGCTTGTGGAGTCCAAAGGGGAGGGCAAACATCAAAATAATGAGAATGTAATTGAGATTGAAGAATGTTATACTATAGAGGACACACTGGATCAGAATGTTGATAAAGATAAAATGGCTCTCCTAGAAGTGCAGAAAGCCAGTTGCAAGGTATCTGTAGAAATAATAGAAGATACTGAAGAGAATTCGCCACAATCACACAAAATGTCTCATGTGCCATTTTTGAAAAAGAGTTACCTTTTCGAAAACTGTTCACAATGCATTGATGATATGAACACTTTAATGGATATTGAACAAACTTCACACAAGAATTCTCAGATTAAGTCTAATGATGTCTCTATAACTGTAgagaataaaagtttcatagcTACTATTAGTATAGTTGATTGTAATCCTGTTAAAAAACATTCAACTGCAGTTCAAACAGTGGAAGATCCCTTCTTGGGATTTGAACAGCTATTGGAACAGGATTCTGCATCACTTATCGCTAAAATGAAAGAATATATTGAAACTGCAGACTTATTAACAGGTGATATGCCAGAGACTGATTCTCAAAAGACTTCTTGTACAGATGTAATCTTGAAAGAACAAGTTATGAACACTGATGAAAACATCCAGGAGGATAATATGGCTAGATTTACTCATAGCAGTGAACA CGATTTTGGAGTCCTTAATCCATTAGATGGAGCTGGTTTCCAAAACAAAAGGCCCAGGCGAGGTCGCGGCGCAACGCCAGACAGCAACAACTCCTCCGACAAAGAGAACTGTGATCCCAACAGGAAGAAAAGGCAggctaaaaagaagaaaaataaaaaataa
- the LOC133515445 gene encoding uncharacterized protein LOC133515445 has product MKIFLCLLVLIAAVHAGFIGGGGGGWSSGGGGGWSGGGGGWKSGGGGGGGWRSGGGGGQVKIIKVISSGGGGGGWRSGGGGGGWSSGGGGGGWRSGGGGGGWKSW; this is encoded by the exons ATGAAG ATATTCCTGTGCTTATTGGTTTTAATTGCGGCCGTGCACGCCGGCTtcatcggcggcggcggcggtgggtggtccagcggcggcggcggtgggtggtccggcggcggcggcggatGGAAGTCTGgtggcggtggcggcggcggttGGCGCAGCGGCGGCGGTGGCGGAC AGGTGAAGATCATTAAAGTCATCAGCAGCGGCGGAG GCGGAGGTGGTTGGcgaagcggcggcggcggcggcggctggagttccggcggcggcggcggcggctggagatccggcggcggcggcggcggttgGAAATCTTGGTGA